The following coding sequences lie in one Miscanthus floridulus cultivar M001 chromosome 9, ASM1932011v1, whole genome shotgun sequence genomic window:
- the LOC136480442 gene encoding putative cyclin-dependent kinase F-2, giving the protein MAADDKTGDLFIVTEQLLGASTLRSRLTRRFSEDETRALMRQLLGAAVAMHGAGVTHRDMNPDNIVVGDGGALKICGFRCAITPSERFLGEPHPPMGTLRYCRCTS; this is encoded by the coding sequence ATGGCCGCGGACGACAAGACCGGGGACCTGTTCATCGTCACGGAGCAGCTCCTCGGCGCCAGCACGCTGCGTAGCCGGCTCACGCGGCGGTTTTCCGAGGACGAGACGCGGGCGCTCATGAGGCAGCTACTGGGCGCCGCGGTGGCGATGCACGGCGCCGGGGTTACCCACCGCGACATGAACCCTGACAACATCGtcgtcggcgacggcggcgcgctcaagATCTGCGGGTTCAGATGCGCGATCACGCCCTCGGAGAGGTTCCTCGGGGAGCCGCACCCGCCCATGGGCACGCTGCGGTACTGTCGCTGCACCAGCTGA